One genomic region from Candida albicans SC5314 chromosome 6, complete sequence encodes:
- a CDS encoding uncharacterized protein (Ortholog of C. parapsilosis CDC317 : CPAR2_601130, C. dubliniensis CD36 : Cd36_64620, Lodderomyces elongisporus NRLL YB-4239 : LELG_04885 and Candida orthopsilosis Co 90-125 : CORT_0F02130) has translation MNSLTRGVPLLLLLSTRSLSSITAGASSRRRRRGSLPNEKTIYNLTDQQVKKYYYLIKMIDHQHSYLINNTTTISSTTCSDRKLFDKINSEWRHKSQSDRIRLKEAFENIIYDMNQHKTIEIITTNDNNNDNDNNNHRDINYKEFHIMQYKYNQNQATGAIFSRKNLSSMNSSSILKYFIYSQINDENGYGNKNKNHYYYKQDNVTKLKIINEIKRKLWIKLSSVQKIKIMKQYYDLIMKGYEIDEKNDYQLIKITHDKFNIMTKAGEDDCFPITSKTKSNKVKYNTKWPTLIIKHNLTTGYCKIDGVSLLDGCNYYLWKNLQNLQNLQNLQNCLNDYEKYQILKQNWINLNSKEQLQYQQEYENVLKSGKILLFGELKPITPKLIEESNVIKIKYTPIWGEQFKSVSYKNPVKLENLRFLINQTVGNIIVVGKSKSKGKTKTKTKTKNNLDYDYAWNYYLAKRLNQLGQNIDNVSDNYHLIAQEWGNMTNEEKSNIDKEYDNLLLSGKDYLNGEIVTIEKKISLMNNNQGKGKGKNLIHEIFGQDLVIPTKSRRGPGGYKVKTSIPVLIDQKSGKGIILDDIDLVYAYNYYLGLMLRKLGNGKDKDKDKDRLHHTVDNISQIENQWILMSQQEKLQYKSEYESLLRDGKDMLNGEIVSLREKFEANKTISSKISGQGLKRALFPKSNIDFTVKSISSGSGGGGSGGDDGEIGQDNHDKTDKEFIFYGELSDDKLYQYYKYHRLQELQSTTKQEEEEEEEEDQIQVIESEWDEMNEQDKQEIQKAYELLLISGKDIKNNELIDIVN, from the coding sequence ATGAATAGTTTGACAAGAGGAgtaccactactactattactatcTACAAGGTCATTATCCTCAATAACAGCAGGAGCTTCATcacgacgacgacgacgagGATCTTTGCCAAATGAAAAGACGATATATAACTTAACTGATCAACaagtgaaaaaatattattatttaataaagatgattgatcatcaacatctgtatttaataaataatactaCCACTATTAGTAGTACTACTTGTAGTGATAggaaattatttgataagATAAATTCAGAATGGAGACATAAATCACAATCAGATCGAATTAGATTAAAAGAagcatttgaaaatattatttatgaTATGAATCAACATAAAACAATTGAgatcatcaccaccaatgataataataatgataatgataataataaccatAGGGATATCAATTATAAAGAATTTCATATAATGCAATATAAGtataatcaaaatcaagCTACAGGTGCAATATTCAGTCggaaaaatttatcaagtatgaattcttcttcaatacttaaatatttcatttattcacaaatcaatgatgaaaatggatatggaaataaaaataaaaatcattattattataaacaaGATAATGttacaaaattgaaaatcattaatgaaataaaacGGAAACTATGGATTAAACTTTCATCAgtacaaaaaattaaaattatgaaacaatattatgatttaataatgaaagggtatgaaattgatgaaaaaaatgattatcaattaatcaaaataacTCATGACAAGTTTAATATAATGACGAAAGCAGGAGAAGATGATTGTTTTCCTATCACctcaaaaacaaagagtaataaagtaaaatataatacaaAATGGCCAACTTTGATTATCAAACATAATTTAACTACAGGATATTGTAAAATTGATGGAGTATCATTATTAGATGGAtgtaattattatttatggAAAAATCTACAAAATCTacaaaatttacaaaatctACAAAACTGTTTAaatgattatgaaaaatatcaaattttgaaacaaaattggataaatttAAACTCTAAAGAACAATtacaatatcaacaagaaTATGAAAATGTTTTAAAATCAGGTAAAATATTACTTTTTGGAGAATTAAAACCAATTACACCTAAATTGATCGAGGAATCCAATgttattaaaatcaaatatacACCAATATGGGGTGAACAATTTAAATCAGTATCATATAAAAATCCTGttaaattagaaaatttacgatttttaattaatcaaacCGTTGGGAatataattgttgttggtaaaagtaaaagtaaaggtaaaactaaaactaaaactaaaacgAAAAACAATCttgattatgattatgCATGGAATTATTATCTTGCCAAAagattaaatcaattgggtCAGAATATAGACAATGTTAGTGATAATTACCATTTAATTGCCCAAGAATGGGGGAATATGacaaatgaagaaaaatcaaatattgataaagaatatgataatttattattatcaggTAAAGATTATTTAAATGGAGAAATTGTCActatagaaaaaaaaatatccctaatgaataataatcaagGCAAAGGCAAAGGTAAGAATCTAATTCATGAAATATTTGGACAAGATTTAGTAATTccaacaaaatcaagaCGAGGACCAGGTGGTTATAAAGTGAAAACTTCGATCCCAgtattaattgatcaaaaatCAGGGAAAGGGATAATATTAGATGACATAGATTTAGTTTATGcttataattattatcttGGATTAATGTTAAGGAAATTGGGCAACGGCAAGGACAAGGACAAAGACAAGGACCGTCTTCATCATACTGTGGATAATATTtcacaaattgaaaatcaatgGATTTTAATGCTGCAACAAGAGAAATTACAGTATAAATCAGAGTATGAATCATTATTACGTGATGGGAAAGATATGCTTAATGGAGAAATAGTTTCATTAAGGGAGAAATTTGAAGCTAATAAAACTATATCATCAAAAATAAGTGGTCAAGGATTGAAAAGGGCATTATTCCCGAAATCAAACATTGATTTTACCGTGAAACTGATTTCAAGTGgaagtggtggtggtggaagtggtggtgatgatggtgaGATTGGGCAAGATAATCATGACAAAACAGACAAAGAATTTATATTCTATGGAGAATTGagtgatgataaattatatcaatattataaatatcatCGATTACAAGAATTACAAAGTACTActaaacaagaagaagaagaagaagaagaagaagatcaAATACAAGTAATTGAATCTGAATGGGATGAAATGAATGAACAAgataaacaagaaatacaaaaagcttatgaattattattaatatcaggtaaagatattaaaaataatgaattaattgatattgtcAATTAA